In one Lolium rigidum isolate FL_2022 chromosome 3, APGP_CSIRO_Lrig_0.1, whole genome shotgun sequence genomic region, the following are encoded:
- the LOC124698611 gene encoding U-box domain-containing protein 57-like — MPTRSIVIKVATEGDLRSYVGNNGQYFDLVDFDKVRSFYGLDTLPIYRFQENLVEVFGTAVQFQRIWLCVTRQNGTCRPERPLSAQENKKSVGSLYSRAAGGAKLFLEVLNPCTPRNLLREDILVFLKHYDPEQKQLRYIGTLFVKATSKPAEILPKLRNLAGFCAEEEIELYEEIKFEPVLCEFIDVDDTFAASQIGNGDIICYQKSLESGNQHTHPSVLSFFKHVHDLKDEQRSKICALEEDIAVLKRQSNLQIEKAKMECNQLKLERDYAVQQVDELQDQNAQTILEFSSTDLQQATEGFKDLCTIGDTEYGCVYKGIIHNTTVAIKMCRTEGLFQQEVSVLRQGRHPNIVTLIGICSEASALVYEWLARGNLEDHIVCSNGFPPLPWKIRTQIIGEVCCSLLFLHSYKPSALVHGDLRPCNILIDANYRSKLCNFGMSALFLQPGACPPNLIARHPYMDPELLTTGDLTPLSDVYSLGVIILRLLTGTPALAIARRVSEALESDSLHLLIDKSAGDWPYTQAKQLALLGLGCVEMTRENRPDLLTKVWTVIEPLTRKPPTASWRFVQSASRESCTPTHFICPILKEIMNDPQMASDGFTYEAEAIKRWLDDGNLRSPMTNLALPNRDLIPNRALRSSIQEHLQQQRSNS; from the exons ATGCCGACTCGGTCTATCGTCATCAAG GTGGCGACAGAGGGAGATTTGCGCTCGTATGTCGGGAACAATGGCCAGTATTTTGATCTCGTCGATTTCGACAAAGTTCGGTCTTTCTATGGCCTGGATACCCTGCCCATATACCGTTTCCAG GAGAATCTTGTGGAAGTATTTGGCACCGCTGTTCAATTTCAACGTATCTGGTTGTGTGTTACACGGCAAAATGGGACATGCCGCCCTGAGAGGCCATTGTCTGCgcaagaaaacaaaaaatct GTGGGAAGCTTATATTCAAGAGCTGCTGGTGGTGCGAAGCTGTTTTTGGAG GTTCTAAATCCTTGTACCCCACGGAACCTATTGAGGGAAGATATATTGGTGTTCTTAAAGCATTATGACCCAGAACAAAAACAGCTACG ATATATTGGAACACTGTTTGTGAAAGCTACATCGAAGCCTGCAGAGATTCTCCCTAAACTAAGAAATCTAGCTGGTTTTTGTGCAGAGGAGGAAATAGAATTATATGAG GAAATTAAATTTGAACCAGTGCTTTGTGAGTTCATTGACGTTGATGATACCTTTGCAGCCAGCCAG ATTGGAAACGGGGACATCATTTGCTACCAGAAAAGCCTGGAATCAGGGAACCAGCATACACACCCTTCTGTTCTATCATTCTTCAAGCATGTTCACGATTTGAAG GATGAACAAAGGAGTAAGATATGTGCTCTAGAAGAGGATATTGCTGTGCTAAAACGCCAGTCCAACCTTCAAATAGAAAAGGCAAAAATGG AATGTAATCAGTTGAAACTTGAAAGGGACTATGCAGTACAACAGGTGGATGAATTACAGGATCAGAATGCTCAGACTATTTTGGAGTTCTCCTCCACGGATCTGCAACAAGCAACAGAGGGTTTCAAGGATCTGTGCACAATTGGGGACACTGAATATGGATGTGTATATAAAGGCATTATACACAATACCACGGTAGCAATCAAGATGTGCAGAACCGAGGGCTTATTTCAACAAGAG GTTTCTGTTCTTCGTCAAGGGAGGCATCCAAACATTGTTACCTTAATTGGAATATGCTCTGAGGCTTCAGCTCTTGTGTATGAGTGGTTAGCAAGGGGAAACCTTGAAGACCACATTGTCTGTTCGAACGGCTTCCCACCTCTCCCATGGAAGATCCGTACTCAGATCATTGGCGAGGTTTGCTGTTCGCTGCTTTTCCTTCACTCATACAAGCCTAGTGCTTTGGTCCACGGCGATCTCCGGCCTTGCAACATCCTCATTGATGCCAACTACAGAAGCAAGCTCTGTAACTTTGGCATGTCAGCCCTATTTCTCCAACCTGGGGCCTGTCCACCGAACCTAATAGCAAGACATCCATATATGGACCCGGAGTTGCTCACCACCGGGGATCTAACGCCACTTTCTGACGTCTACTCACTGGGTGTTATTATCTTGCGTCTCTTGACTGGAACGCCCGCCTTAGCCATTGCAAGGAGAGTTTCAGAAGCATTGGAGAGTGATAGCCTGCACTTGCTCATTGACAAGTCTGCTGGGGACTGGCCCTACACGCAAGCCAAGCAGCTGGCACTCCTTGGTCTTGGCTGTGTGGAAATGACTAGAGAGAACCGACCTGATCTCTTGACCAAAGTTTGGACAGTTATTGAGCCCCTGACAAGAAAGCCCCCTACGGCCTCATGGCGGTTTGTCCAATCAGCTTCGAGGGAAAGTTGCACCCCGACTCACTTCATTTGTCCAATACTAA AGGAGATCATGAATGATCCACAAATGGCATCAGATGGATTCACCTACGAAGCGGAAGCCATAAAACGCTGGCTTGATGACGGGAACCTGAGGTCTCCAATGACGAACCTGGCCCTTCCAAATCGCGATCTCATCCCTAATCGTGCCCTCCGTTCTTCCATTCAAGAGCACCTTCAGCAGCAGCGGTCAAATTCTTGA
- the LOC124695791 gene encoding very-long-chain 3-oxoacyl-CoA reductase 1-like has protein sequence MAAHLQQAPAWFISLAVLGALCVAALTSRLLVHLTVCLRRPKDLRRSYGTWAVVTGPTSGIGRSVALELARRGLNLVLVDLSAANLQEVSDTIRSRHAVKTVSVVFDLSLVSTPQGDEAMRRLRKAVKGLDVGVLVNNAGVAKPGAVFLHEADAEAWVRMIRVNLWAVTEVTAAVLPGMVERGRGAVVNMGSASSGVPSFPLHTMYSATKRYVAQFSRSLYVEYKIKGIDVQCHAPFFVATTMLSGFSGIWRPSAFVPTTDAYARKAVRWIGHGGPLCVPNLRHRLLRCLLAAVPDSLHDWVCLRGNLRTRKMLQRAPVCTLRG, from the exons ATGGCTGCTCACCTCCAGCAAGCACCGGCATGGTTCATCTCGCTGGCCGTCCTCGGTGCCCTCTGCGTGGCGGCGCTCACGTCGCGCCTCCTCGTCCACCTGACGGTGTGCCTGCGCCGGCCCAAGGACCTCCGCCGGAGCTACGGCACGTGGGCCGTCGTCACCGGCCCGACGTCCGGCATCGGCCGGTCCGTCGCCCTGGAGCTCGCACGCCGCGGCCTCAACCTGGTTCTCGTCGACCTCAGCGCCGCCAATCTCCAGGAAGTCTCCGACACGATCAGGTCTCGGCACGCCGTGAAGACCGTGTCCGTGGTGTTCGACCTCTCGCTCGTCTCCACTCCACAAG GCGATGAGGCGATGCGGCGTCTCCGGAAAGCCGTGAAGGGGCTGGACGTGGGGGTTCTGGTGAACAACGCCGGGGTGGCGAAGCCGGGCGCGGTGTTCCTCCACGAGGCCGACGCCGAGGCGTGGGTTCGGATGATCCGGGTGAACCTGTGGGCGGTGACGGAGGTGACCGCCGCGGTGCTGCCGGGGATGGTGGAGCGAGGCCGGGGCGCCGTCGTGAACATGGGGTCGGCGTCGTCGGGCGTCCCTTCCTTCCCCCTCCACACCATGTACTCCGCCACCAAACG GTACGTCGCTCAGTTCTCCAGGAGCCTTTACGTGGAGTACAAAATCAAAGGGATAGATGTGCAATGCCAT GCGCCCTTCTTCGTGGCTACCACGATGCTGTCGGGCTTCTCGGGAATCTGGCGCCCATCGGCGTTCGTGCCCACCACCGACGCCTACGCGCGTAAGGCAGTGCGCTGGATCGGGCACGGCGGCCCGCTCTGCGTGCCCAACCTCAGGCACCGCCTCCTGCGCTGCCTCCTCGCCGCCGTGCCGGACTCCCTCCACGACTGGGTCTGCCTGCGCGGGAACCTGCGGACAAGGAAGATGCTCCAAAGGGCACCAGTGTGCACCCTGCGTGGATGA